The following coding sequences are from one Streptomyces sp. NBC_00536 window:
- a CDS encoding methyltransferase: MAKETTPRGGGVWAAADLLTPMAVRVAATLRLADHIAAGARTTEALAEAVGADRDALGRLLDHLVTAGVLSGTGHGAYDLTAMGRHLCEGAPEDMRAILDIEGALGHAELSLVHLLHTVRTGEAAFPQQYGVTFWDDLSSDDGRAESFDTLMGARLTAHSPAVAGAYPWGTLRHVVDVGGGDGTMLIAILQSYPDLRGTVVDLPGPVRRAEKAIAAAGLDHRADVAAGSFFDDLPAGADGYLLSSILHNWDDAAAARILRRCADAAQTTGRVLVVDYFGDRTVQTEGDLRMLGYFGGRQHTLEQLAELAGTVGLHTTSVTSAGRYSVVELRAVG, translated from the coding sequence ATGGCCAAGGAGACGACCCCCCGAGGCGGGGGAGTGTGGGCAGCCGCCGATCTGCTGACCCCGATGGCCGTCCGGGTGGCGGCGACATTGCGGCTGGCCGACCACATCGCCGCGGGCGCCCGGACGACCGAGGCGCTGGCCGAAGCCGTCGGCGCCGACCGGGACGCGCTGGGGCGGCTGCTGGACCACCTGGTGACCGCGGGCGTGCTGTCGGGCACCGGGCACGGCGCCTACGACCTGACGGCCATGGGCCGCCACCTGTGCGAGGGCGCGCCCGAGGACATGCGGGCCATACTCGACATCGAAGGCGCCTTGGGACACGCAGAGTTGAGCCTCGTCCACCTGTTGCACACGGTACGTACGGGTGAGGCCGCGTTCCCGCAGCAGTACGGTGTGACGTTCTGGGACGACCTGTCGTCCGACGACGGGCGCGCCGAGTCCTTCGACACCTTGATGGGCGCCAGGCTGACGGCGCACTCGCCGGCCGTGGCCGGGGCGTATCCGTGGGGAACGCTCCGTCATGTGGTCGATGTCGGCGGTGGCGACGGCACCATGCTGATCGCCATCCTGCAGTCCTACCCCGATCTGAGGGGGACGGTCGTCGACCTGCCCGGCCCGGTGCGCCGCGCCGAGAAGGCCATCGCCGCGGCCGGTCTCGATCACCGGGCCGACGTCGCGGCCGGCAGTTTCTTCGACGATCTTCCCGCCGGAGCGGACGGATATCTGCTGTCGAGCATCCTGCACAACTGGGACGACGCGGCGGCCGCCCGTATCCTGCGCCGCTGCGCCGACGCGGCGCAGACGACGGGACGTGTGCTCGTCGTGGACTACTTCGGTGACCGGACCGTGCAGACGGAGGGCGACCTGCGCATGCTGGGCTACTTCGGAGGCCGACAGCACACCCTGGAGCAACTGGCCGAACTGGCGGGAACCGTCGGCCTGCACACCACCTCGGTCACGTCGGCCGGCCGTTACTCCGTCGTCGAACTGCGTGCGGTTGGCTGA
- a CDS encoding aromatase/cyclase — translation MSSTQRRVDHAITIEADVETVFDLIADIARWPQFHRSAVHAETVHANEKGELVRHWALAGDAAVRTWQTVRRTDRPGRRITFAHMEPEQPATDLRGEWVFTELTPNRTRVELSHQVVAPADADLGPLPDRIAQESEDCLATLRDTAERRADLDELVVSFTDPLFIAGSVEDAYDYLYRADLWPERIPHVVGLAMTEDVPNVQFFDMDTKGPDGSTHTVRSVRICLPNHLIVYKQISLPTMLDAHTGHWRFTETPEGVIAEARHTSTIKRSALSQLGSATTVAEARRYLRRLLSGNSMSNLRLAKAYAEERAGF, via the coding sequence GTGTCGAGTACACAGCGGCGAGTTGACCACGCCATCACCATCGAGGCCGACGTGGAGACGGTGTTCGACCTGATCGCGGACATCGCGCGGTGGCCGCAGTTCCACCGGTCCGCGGTGCACGCGGAGACGGTCCACGCCAACGAGAAGGGAGAGTTGGTCAGGCACTGGGCTCTGGCCGGAGACGCCGCCGTCCGCACCTGGCAGACCGTGCGCCGCACGGACCGGCCGGGGCGCCGCATCACCTTCGCGCACATGGAACCCGAACAGCCCGCCACCGACCTCCGCGGCGAGTGGGTCTTCACCGAACTGACGCCGAACCGGACCCGGGTCGAGCTGAGTCACCAGGTCGTCGCGCCGGCCGACGCTGATCTCGGCCCGTTGCCGGACAGGATCGCGCAGGAGAGCGAGGACTGCCTCGCCACGCTCCGCGACACGGCCGAGCGCCGGGCCGACCTGGACGAACTCGTCGTGTCCTTCACCGACCCGCTGTTCATCGCCGGCTCCGTCGAGGACGCCTATGACTACCTCTACCGGGCGGACCTGTGGCCCGAGCGCATCCCGCACGTGGTGGGGCTCGCCATGACCGAGGACGTGCCGAACGTCCAGTTCTTCGACATGGACACCAAGGGCCCGGACGGCAGTACGCACACCGTCCGCTCGGTGCGGATCTGCCTCCCGAACCACCTGATCGTGTACAAGCAGATCTCGCTTCCCACGATGCTGGACGCGCACACCGGCCACTGGCGGTTCACCGAGACACCGGAAGGCGTCATCGCCGAGGCCCGGCACACCAGCACGATCAAGCGCTCGGCGCTGTCCCAGCTGGGCAGCGCGACGACGGTCGCCGAGGCGCGCCGGTACCTGCGACGGCTGCTGAGCGGCAACAGCATGAGCAACCTCCGCCTCGCCAAGGCGTACGCGGAGGAGCGCGCCGGCTTCTGA
- a CDS encoding TcmI family type II polyketide cyclase — translation MPSIVTVGTFDSGNVADVTKILQEFDGEVASELPQLRRRQVFSYSDLYVHMQDWDVADADEAYRIISTDPRCTRLNERLSTHFGNHAATEDWDGPVDQPTAERFYLWPAERLDDLEQTYSAVIVNTQRQEHIPEASRLFAESDATDIPQKMGTLRRQIYLWRGIYLHIQDFAVANSMEAISEVWTEGDPRFLQLVDDLTEIIPPYDPQGNSLATRFYHWAAEVSA, via the coding sequence ATGCCGAGCATCGTCACTGTCGGCACATTCGACAGTGGTAACGTCGCCGACGTCACCAAGATCCTTCAGGAGTTCGACGGCGAGGTCGCGTCCGAACTGCCCCAGCTGCGCCGCCGCCAGGTATTCAGCTACAGCGACCTTTACGTGCACATGCAGGACTGGGACGTCGCCGACGCCGACGAGGCATACCGGATCATCAGCACCGACCCCCGGTGCACGCGGCTGAACGAACGCCTGTCGACCCATTTCGGCAATCACGCCGCGACGGAGGACTGGGACGGCCCGGTCGACCAGCCGACGGCCGAGCGTTTCTACCTGTGGCCGGCCGAGCGACTGGACGACCTGGAGCAGACGTACAGCGCGGTGATCGTCAACACCCAGCGGCAGGAACACATCCCCGAGGCGTCACGGCTGTTCGCAGAGTCGGACGCGACCGACATCCCGCAGAAGATGGGCACGCTGCGCCGCCAGATCTATCTGTGGCGCGGAATCTACCTGCACATCCAGGACTTCGCCGTAGCCAACAGCATGGAGGCGATCAGCGAGGTGTGGACGGAAGGAGATCCCCGCTTCCTCCAGCTCGTCGACGACCTCACGGAGATCATTCCGCCGTACGACCCGCAGGGCAATTCACTGGCCACCCGTTTCTACCACTGGGCTGCAGAGGTGTCAGCATGA
- a CDS encoding cytochrome P450 has translation MTKLPTHPIRRQLPGVLPAEYETLRERGIGQVELPTGKLVWMVVRPEYARIVLSDPRFSSDKTDDRFPKLTPNSLMKLRYCAPFMINLDGPEHLKKKKSIMDEFSPEGLARLLPRLRVDVEEKIDDMLRQPTKPVDLVKELAFPIAWRLQEMFLGIPAAELQTMRDNVWKLLLGTTTEAEEREAADRLNGHAEEVLKEKAKHLGDDMMSRLILQEREKHGEVDWYELAPLMLSNAQGIHNSVSAMISLGVLTLLSHPEQRPTLLAHPDRMTIAVDEMLRYFSVNDGTPMRLATEDILIGDTLVRAGDGVAAPTLPVNRDPSVCPYPHQLDIMREEPARHLAFGHGPHKCPADRLVPSLLEIVYTTLFERVPTLALAVPEAELTYKYHSIQAFGPAEMPVTW, from the coding sequence ATGACGAAACTCCCGACCCACCCCATTCGTCGGCAGCTCCCCGGCGTGCTACCGGCCGAGTACGAGACACTGCGAGAACGAGGCATCGGCCAGGTCGAATTGCCCACGGGCAAACTCGTCTGGATGGTGGTGAGGCCGGAATACGCCCGCATCGTGCTCTCCGACCCGCGGTTCAGCTCGGACAAGACGGATGACCGATTTCCGAAGCTGACACCCAATTCGCTGATGAAGCTGCGGTACTGCGCACCGTTCATGATCAACCTGGACGGTCCGGAACACCTGAAGAAGAAGAAGTCCATCATGGACGAGTTCTCCCCGGAAGGACTCGCCCGGCTGCTGCCACGCCTGCGGGTCGACGTCGAGGAGAAGATCGACGACATGCTGCGGCAGCCGACGAAGCCGGTCGACTTGGTGAAGGAGCTGGCGTTCCCCATCGCGTGGCGGCTGCAGGAGATGTTCCTCGGCATCCCCGCGGCCGAGCTGCAGACGATGCGGGACAACGTCTGGAAGCTACTGCTCGGCACCACCACCGAGGCCGAGGAGAGAGAAGCGGCCGACCGCCTGAACGGGCACGCGGAAGAGGTCCTGAAGGAGAAGGCCAAGCACCTCGGCGACGACATGATGAGTCGTCTGATCCTGCAGGAACGCGAGAAGCACGGCGAGGTCGACTGGTACGAACTCGCGCCTCTGATGCTGTCGAACGCCCAGGGCATTCACAACTCGGTGTCCGCGATGATCTCGCTGGGCGTGCTCACCCTGCTCAGCCACCCGGAGCAGCGGCCGACGCTGCTCGCCCATCCGGACCGGATGACGATCGCCGTGGACGAGATGCTGCGGTACTTCTCGGTCAACGACGGAACCCCCATGCGGCTCGCCACCGAGGACATACTCATCGGCGACACACTGGTCAGGGCCGGTGACGGCGTGGCGGCGCCGACGCTGCCCGTCAACCGCGACCCGTCGGTGTGCCCGTATCCCCATCAGCTCGACATCATGCGGGAGGAGCCCGCCCGGCACCTGGCGTTCGGTCACGGACCGCACAAGTGTCCGGCGGACCGCCTGGTCCCGAGCCTGCTCGAGATCGTCTACACGACGCTCTTCGAGCGGGTCCCGACGCTCGCGCTCGCCGTGCCCGAGGCGGAACTGACGTACAAGTACCACTCGATCCAGGCGTTCGGCCCGGCCGAGATGCCGGTCACCTGGTAG
- a CDS encoding 3-oxoacyl-ACP reductase family protein yields the protein MATPSTDGRVALVTGASGALGAAVARVLDHRGYRLALHYTSGEDRARKVAATLSGPSTLVRADVADWAATRDMVDRVRAELGGISVLVNAGAIRRDGLMATQSVDDWTRTVAVNLIGTFHTCRAVLPDMMRGRWGRIINVVSPAGLLGSRGQTAYSAAKAGVLGMTRSLALECGRFNVTVNALSPGLMATALTEDLPPEVSATLVARTAFGRMGTPDEVARGIELLLDADYMTGQVLSIDGGMSIS from the coding sequence ATGGCGACGCCGAGTACCGACGGCCGTGTCGCTCTCGTCACCGGCGCTTCGGGAGCACTCGGCGCCGCTGTGGCGCGGGTCCTCGACCACCGTGGCTACCGGCTGGCGTTGCACTACACCAGCGGTGAGGACCGGGCCCGCAAGGTAGCGGCCACGCTCAGCGGGCCGAGCACCCTCGTGCGGGCGGATGTCGCCGACTGGGCTGCCACCCGGGACATGGTCGACCGGGTACGCGCTGAGCTGGGAGGCATCAGCGTTCTCGTCAACGCGGGTGCGATCCGCCGGGACGGTCTCATGGCCACCCAGTCCGTCGACGACTGGACCCGGACCGTCGCTGTCAATCTGATCGGCACCTTCCATACCTGCCGGGCGGTACTCCCGGACATGATGCGGGGCCGCTGGGGACGCATCATCAACGTCGTCTCGCCCGCCGGCCTCCTCGGCAGCCGGGGCCAGACGGCGTACTCGGCGGCCAAGGCCGGTGTGCTGGGGATGACCAGGAGCCTGGCCTTGGAGTGCGGGCGGTTCAATGTGACGGTCAACGCGCTGTCACCCGGCCTCATGGCCACCGCGCTCACCGAGGACCTGCCGCCCGAGGTCAGCGCCACGCTCGTGGCGCGGACCGCGTTCGGCCGCATGGGCACGCCCGACGAGGTGGCCCGTGGCATCGAACTGCTGCTGGACGCCGACTACATGACCGGTCAGGTGCTGTCCATCGACGGGGGCATGTCGATCTCGTGA
- a CDS encoding 4'-phosphopantetheinyl transferase family protein → MIDSLLPPAARAIQSFTHRLDITLSPQEEALIARAVPKRRNEFTTVRACAHEALAALGLAPVPLLPDERGAPGWPPGVVGSMTHCAGYGAAAVAHAHEMTALGIDAEPNSPLPEGILEAVTRPEERSALASLAALPAAAAGPAWDRLLFSAKESVYKAWYPVTRRRLDFQEAFLELAPDGTFTARILVPAPPELACVHGRWAADSGHVLTAVAVE, encoded by the coding sequence ATGATCGACTCCCTCCTGCCCCCCGCCGCCCGCGCCATTCAGTCCTTCACCCATCGGCTGGACATCACTCTGTCCCCTCAGGAAGAGGCGCTCATCGCGAGAGCCGTCCCGAAACGGCGCAACGAGTTCACCACCGTCCGCGCGTGCGCCCACGAGGCACTGGCCGCGCTCGGCCTGGCTCCGGTTCCGCTGCTCCCGGACGAGCGGGGCGCCCCGGGCTGGCCGCCCGGGGTCGTCGGCAGCATGACGCACTGCGCAGGCTACGGTGCCGCCGCGGTGGCCCACGCCCATGAGATGACCGCGCTCGGCATCGACGCCGAGCCCAACTCCCCGCTTCCGGAAGGGATACTGGAAGCCGTAACCCGCCCCGAGGAACGCTCCGCCCTGGCCTCACTTGCCGCCTTACCCGCCGCGGCGGCCGGGCCCGCATGGGACCGCCTCCTGTTCAGCGCCAAGGAGTCCGTATACAAGGCGTGGTACCCGGTGACCCGCCGTCGGCTGGACTTCCAGGAGGCGTTCCTCGAACTCGCCCCAGACGGCACGTTCACCGCCCGCATCCTCGTCCCCGCCCCGCCCGAACTCGCCTGTGTGCACGGACGTTGGGCCGCCGACAGCGGACATGTGCTCACGGCCGTGGCCGTGGAGTAG